One genomic segment of Suncus etruscus isolate mSunEtr1 chromosome 15, mSunEtr1.pri.cur, whole genome shotgun sequence includes these proteins:
- the LOC126029708 gene encoding calcium/calmodulin-dependent protein kinase type 1-like: MPGAVDNPSWKQADNIRDIYDFRDVLGTGAFSEVILAEDKRTQKLVAIKCISKKALEGKEGSMENEIAVLHKIKHPNIVALDDIYESAGHLYLIMQLVSGGELFDRIVEKGFYTERDASRLIFQVLDAVKYLHDLGIVHRDLKPENLLYYSLDEDSKIMISDFGLSKMGDASTVLSTACGTPGYVAPEVLAQKPYSKAVDCWSIGVIAYILLCGYPPFYDENDAKLFEQILKAEYEFDSPYWDDISDSAKDFIRHLMEKDPEKRLTCEQALQHPWIAGDTALDKNIHQSVSEQIKKNFAKSKWKQAFNATAVVRHMRRLQLGTSQEGPGQTASHGELLQPTGGPVAGCCCRDCCVGPGPERSLTLPPQL; the protein is encoded by the coding sequence ATGCCTGGGGCAGTGGACAACCCCAGTTGGAAGCAGGCGGACAACATTCGGGACATTTATGACTTCCGTGATGTTCTGGGAACCGGAGCCTTCTCAGAGGTAATCCTGGCTGAAGACAAGAGAACTCAGAAGCTGGTGGCCATCAAATGCATCTCCAAGAAGGCCCTGGAGGGCAAGGAGGGCAGCATGGAGAATGAGATCGCCGTTCTGCACAAGATCAAGCATCCCAATATTGTGGCCCTGGATGACATCTATGAGAGTGCAGGTCATCTCTACCTCATCATGCAGCTCGTGTCCGGTGGGGAGCTTTTCGACCGCATCGTGGAAAAAGGCTTCTACACAGAGCGGGATGCCAGTCGCCTCATCTTCCAGGTGCTGGACGCCGTCAAGTACCTACATGACCTGGGCATCGTCCACCGGGACCTGAAGCCCGAGAATCTCCTGTACTATAGCTTGGATGAAGACTCCAAGATCATGATTTCCGACTTTGGCCTCTCCAAGATGGGGGATGCCAGCACCGTGCTCTCCACAGCCTGTGGAACCCCCGGCTACGTAGCCCCTGAGGTCCTGGCCCAGAAGCCATATAGCAAGGCTGTGGATTGCTGGTCCATCGGGGTCATCGCTTATATCCTGCTCTGTGGCTACCCGCCATTTTATGACGAGAATGACGCCAAACTCTTTGAGCAGATCCTGAAGGCCGAGTATGAGTTCGACTCTCCTTACTGGGATGACATCTCCGACTCGGCCAAAGATTTCATCCGGCACTTGATGGAGAAAGACCCCGAGAAGAGACTGACCTGTGAGCAGGCCTTGCAGCACCCATGGATTGCAGGAGACACGGCACTAGACAAGAACATTCACCAGTCGGTGAGTGAGCAGATCAAGAAGAACTTTGCCAAGAGCAAGTGGAAGCAAGCCTTCAATGCCACAGCTGTGGTGCGCCACATGCGGAGGCTACAGCTGGGAACCAGCCAGGAAGGACCAGGCCAGACAGCCAGCCACGGGGAGTTACTGCAGCCAACTGGTGGGCCAGTGGCAGGCTGCTGCTGTCGAGATTGCTGCGTGGGGCCTGGCCCAGAGCGCTCCCTGACATTGCCCCCCCAGCTCTAG